A region from the Fusarium musae strain F31 chromosome 1, whole genome shotgun sequence genome encodes:
- a CDS encoding hypothetical protein (EggNog:ENOG41), whose translation MEPVPETERMEEFRPTPTPAPAPVSASASASSLLSASPSLSPGYPSPRLQSPSAFSNLSIELPRKPPNLRRSTDPSPTSPASPSWSATPFLPYRPRTTSPLSGAHSRSRSTTSLAPPMSRTQSMPGVNGSGHILFSPQHRPGSPSGSPSRVRIPRKPADEAFPPISPVRTSVLEPEQMHERRSTSPIMGVSTSTPARLRRPSSPLRTFTSSSTGSLGTFPSTPSSSISSTSSYRSYDALSGSYGTTYSSVPSTPTSTRSRSPSISSLETIPDTPDAEEAALEAERIAQLKADADAAEGNESSDLKGKDGQTRGRTMGFGSRDKRKRWSVCGAERRGDLDLETIWED comes from the coding sequence ATGGAGCCAGTTCCCGAGACAGAGCGTATGGAGGAGTTCCGTCCTACTCCTACACCTGCTCCCGCACCCGtatctgcctctgcctctgcatcCTCATTATTGTCTGCGTCACCCTCCCTATCTCCAGGATATCCATCGCCGCGACTTCAGAGCCCCAGCGCCTTTTCCAACCTCAGCATCGAATTGCCTCGAAAGCCGCCAAACCTGAGACGAAGCACCGACCCCAGTCCGACATCGCCAGCTTCACCATCTTGGTCTGCGACACCCTTTCTTCCGTATCGACCACGCACCACTTCTCCGCTCTCAGGCGCTCATTCTAGGTCTCGTTCTACAACCAGCCTTGCGCCCCCAATGTCTCGTACTCAATCCATGCCAGGCGTCAATGGATCAGGCCATATCCTTTTTTCGCCCCAGCACCGTCCTGGAAGCCCCTCTGGATCACCTAGTAGAGTCCGCATTCCGCGAAAGCCTGCCGATGAAGCTTTCCCGCCAATTTCTCCAGTTCGAACTTCAGTTCTCGAACCTGAGCAAATGCATGAGCGACGAAGTACCTCTCCCATCATGGGGGTTTCCACAAGCACCCCCGCCCGACTACGACgaccatcttctcctcttcgaaCATTCACATCTTCGAGCACTGGCTCTCTAGGCACAtttccatcaacaccatcctcttcgatttcctcgacatcctcttATCGAAGCTACGATGCCCTTTCCGGAAGCTATGGCACGACTTACTCGTCGGTCCCCTCCACGCCAACATCAACCAGGTCCCGAAGCCCCAGCATCTCCAGCCTGGAAACAATTCCCGACACGCCTGATGCCGAAGAAGCAGCGCTGGAAGCTGAAAGAATTGCCCAGCTCAAGGCCGATGCAGATGCTGCAGAGGGGAATGAGTCCTCCGACCTGAAAGGCAAGGATGGCCAGACGCGAGGCCGTACGATGGGTTTTGGCTCCAGAGACAAGCGAAAGCGTTGGAGTGTGTGCGGTGCTGAGCGAAGAGGagatctcgatcttgagaCTATCTGGGAGGACTGA
- a CDS encoding hypothetical protein (BUSCO:EOG092605FC) yields MTESSPRAVRFSGTEEDGRIDKNRSHRHETPIETNGDPHATERQDELGNLSRYESSGHTGSLTSLLPGTVINGAPKSQRVATGDDGAAYTPNGSWPQRPLGPARTPSNTYNPATSRKPAHPPVTPSFTESIRSSSKTRPRQSESRFRAQERAYVQKLRQDYSGGYFSSYSNLNGNDSDSEGETPSSEGPYDDRFDQETIMFYGNDNLQPTDEDLKDPENRERLEWHGMLEAVLTGDVVRQEKKRLIGSADQQAGKSAHKTELWLGIRSKVCGRHIPVQRRMLEESRSTLDRTLDEIINFQVKGESEAGKPPYEQVKDMVTKIEMCENLYPSWASLAAEHKAADSATFKEAHDAIISWYNTNEMINTELNILRKWVGNDELDFTRTKQRSPAVNGISSDETSFLDRLMKEDGLQSLYNDDNGNLEKGMLAPISTVISKAKDTLIRNSEPFRKRHLPPYLEELLTLISFPSRLIEEITRTRLAYARRVKESAQQNPLMQDQMISQFQLLLKFAIRIKLECTSIAHPEPGWDLPPCIDESFDQVVLEALKYYFKMLNWKLSGNKNTFKEAELLFQEWDFANEIGSHLQRGHIEVAEQFSSLTFKALNRLSQTFEKELQAKPKETASEMSKRYKACLDSVRVRQRMLQRFTRMLNDNYEHASDYSISFPPETMQKFYDQLVASGHFQVDTRLLEQDNTYVIASPELRERLEDIPVMMAITSKDQFPDELGEQYVLILRPEDPINWFGEVIEVPLRDLNLDLKRGHIRLCASSPQTLHNARRAFLDAVDMHVDLVQESRSNIHKVNSRLTETRRVAYKLSNTFMDSVEIIRKQARGKDCQELIQTCFVFATEFGQRSLLYMDSNRRQMNNLKLTKLALDWVSFICDDCVASDRKTFRWAVLALELAMGMTRGRHILALGEDEYAKLRSKVAGCMSLLISHFDIMGARSNLAAQAEKERIEALVGQFRRLDKNRMLNDEEASRFITEQRMEELERVDEYRREKVAERQGVGRVLEGNNEVDRSLAYLSSSATNVTMRWQQGQFVGGGTFGNVYAAMNLDTGHLMAVKEIRLQDPKLIPQIAEQIREEMGVLEVLDHPNVVSYYGIEVHRDRVYIFMEFCSGGSLASLLEHGRIEDEQVIMVYALQLLEGLVYLHESGIAHRDIKPENILLDHNGIIKYVDFGAAKVIARQGRTLAGEKQATMPNRSMTGTPMYMSPEVIKGENPGKPGAVDIWSLGCVILEMATGRRPWAQLDNEWAIMYNIAQGNPPQLPPADQLSPQGIDFLKKCFTRDPRNRSSAVELLQHEWITSIRSQVVEPATPSDTSSAQSTPTVSSTSSRLGGSDGFY; encoded by the exons ATGACCGAGTCGTCGCCCCGAGCGGTTCGTTTCTCAGGTaccgaagaagatggacgCATAGACAAGAACAGGAGTCACCGACACGAAACTCCGATCGAAACCAACGGCGATCCTCATGCGACGGAACGTCAGGACGAGCTGGGTAATTTATCCCGATACGAATCATCGGGCCACACAGGGTCATTGACTTCTCTGCTCCCTGGGACGGTCATTAACGGTGCACCAAAGTCACAGAGAGTTGCTACTGGTGACGATGGCGCGGCCTATACACCCAATGGCTCCTGGCCGCAGCGACCACTGGGTCCGGCGAGGACACCCTCGAACACCTACAATCCTGCCACCTCCAGGAAACCAGCTCATCCGCCAGTGACACCATCTTTCACAGAATCAATCCGATCATCGTCTAAGACGCGCCCACGGCAGAGTGAGAGCAGGTTCCGGGCACAGGAGCGAGCATATGTACAGAAACTTCGGCAGGACTATAGTGGAGGGTACTTTTCGTCTTACTCGAATTTGAATGGAAACGATTCGGACTCGGAAGGCGAAACCCCCTCGTCGGAGGGTCCATATGACGATCGCTTCGACCAGGAGACCATTATGTTTTACGGCAACGACAACCTTCAGCCCACAGACGAGGATTTGAAAGACCCAGAGAATCGCGAAAGACTTGAGTGGCACGGTATGCTCGAGGCCGTCCTTACTGGAGATGTCGTACGGCAAGAGAAAAAACGACTGATTGGATCGGCGGATCAACAGGCGGGCAAGAGTGCTCACAAGACCGAATTGTGGCTGGGCATCCGATCTAAGGTTTGTGGAAGACATATCCCTGTCCAGAGACGCATGTTGGAGGAATCTCGGTCTACTCTTGACCGCACACTggacgagatcatcaactTCCAAGTGAAGGGTGAGAGCGAAGCAGGAAAACCACCATACGAACAAGTCAAAGACATGGTGACCAAGATTGAGATGTGTGAAAACCTATACCCCTCTTGGGCTTCACTCGCAGCAGAACACAAAGCAGCAGACTCTGCCACATTCAAAGAAGCCCATGATGCTATTATATCGTGGTACAACACCAACGAAATGATAAACACGGAACTGAACATCCTGAGGAAGTGGGTTGGGAATGATGAGCTCGACTTTACACGGACTAAACAGCGATCGCCAGCTGTAAATGGTATAAGCAGCGACGAAACATCATTCCTCGACCGGCTAATGAAAGAAGACGGACTTCAATCTCTTTACAACGACGACAATGGGAACTTAGAAAAGGGAATGCTTGCACCCATATCCACCGTCATTAGCAAGGCGAAGGACACTCTTATTAGGAATTCCGAGCCGTTCCGCAAACGTCACCTACCACCGTATCTCGAAGAGCTTCTTACTCTTATCAGCTTCCCCTCGCGTCTCATTGAAGAGATCACCCGCACACGTCTCGCTTATGCTAGGAGAGTTAAGGAATCTGCCCAGCAAAACCCTCTCATGCAGGATCAAATGATCTCCCAATTCCAGCTTCTGCTCAAATTTGCCATTCGAATCAAGCTTGAGTGCACATCCATTGCACATCCGGAACCAGGCTGGGATCTACCACCTTGCATCGATGAATCTTTCGACCAAGTTGTACTGGAAGCATTGAAGTATTACTTCAAGATGCTAAACTGGAAGCTGAGCGGGAACAAGAATACTTTCAAGGAAGCTGAACTTTTGTTTCAGGAATGGGATTTCGCCAACGAAATCGGTAGCCATCTGCAGCGAGGTCACATTGAAGTTGCCGAGCAGTTTAGCTCACTCACATTCAAGGCTCTCAACAGACTCAGCCAGACTTTCGAAAAGGAGTTGCAAGCAAAGCCCAAGGAAACCGCATCGGAGATGAGTAAGCGTTATAAGGCTTGTCTCGACTCCGTACGAGTCCGCCAGCGGATGCTTCAGCGATTCACTCGAATGCTGAACGACAACTATGAGCACGCATCCGACTACAGCATATCCTTCCCACCAGAAACCATGCAAAAGTTCTACGACCAATTGGTAGCTTCGGGTCACTTTCAAGTCGACACTCGTTTGCTTGAGCAAGACAACACATATGTTATCGCATCGCCCGAGTTACGGGAGAGGCTGGAAGATATACCCGTTATGATGGCTATTACTTCCAAGGACCAGTTTCCCGACGAGCTGGGCGAGCAATATGTCCTCATTCTCCGACCAGAGGATCCTATCAATTGGTTTGGCGAAGTAATCGAAGTACCCTTACGCGACCTGAACCTCGACCTAAAGCGAGGACACATACGTCTCTGCGCTTCTAGTCCCCAGACCCTACACAACGCGAGGAGGGCGTTCCTTGACGCTGTTGATATGCATGTTGACCTTGTGCAGGAATCGAGGTCCAACATCCACAAAGTCAACTCAAGATTGACAGAAACGAGGCGGGTGGCATATAAGCTTTCTAATACTTTCATGGACAGTGTGGAAATCATCAGAAAACAGGCTCGGGGAAAGGACTGCCAAGAACTTATTCAAACATGCTTCGTTTTCGCCACAGAGTTTGGCCAACGTTCGTTACTCTACATGGATAGCAACAGGCGACAGATGAACAACCTCAAATTGACCAAACTTGCCCTCGATTGGGTAAGCTTCATTTGCGACGACTGCGTTGCATCTGACCGAAAGACCTTTCGATGGGCCGTACTCGCGCTAGAGTTGGCCATGGGCATGACACGAGGCCGTCACATCCTTGCTCTAGGCGAGGATGAGTATGCCAAGCTTCGTTCCAAGGTCGCAGGTTGCATGTCTCTTCTTATTTCTCATTTTGATATCATGGGCGCCAGATCGAACCTCGCGGCACAGGCCGAGAAAGAACGAATCGAAGCCTTGGTGGGACAGTTCCGCAGGCTTGACAAGAACCGAATGCTGAACGACGAAGAGGCTTCGCGATTCATCACTGAACAGCGCATGGAGGAGCTCGAAAGGGTAGATGAGTATCGACGCGAGAAAGTTGCAGAGCGACAGGGAGTCGGAAGAGTACTGGAAGGCAATAATGAAGTCGACCGATCGTTGGCGTACCTTTCATCCTCAGCCACCAATGTTACGATGCGCTGGCAGCAAGGTCAATTTGTAGGAGGCGGCACATTTGGCAATGTCTATGCAGCAATGAACCTTGACACGGGCCATCTGATGGCCGTCAAGGAAATTCGACTTCAGGACCCCAAACTCATCCCACAGATCGCCGAGCAAATTAGAGAGGAGATGGGTGTACTGGAAGTGTTGGATCATCCCAATGTGGTATCATACTATGGCATCGAAGTGCATCGAGACCGAGTGTACATTTTCATGGAGTTTTGTTCGGGGGGATCTTTAGCCAGTCTCTTGGAACATGGTCGAATCGAAGACGAGCAGGTCATCATGGTATATGCGCTTCAGCTGCTCGAGGGTCTTGTCTATTTGCACGAGAGCGGCATTGCCCACCGAGACATCAAGCCCGAAA ATATTTTGCTCGATCATAATGGAATCATCAAGTATGTGGACTTTGGCGCCGCCAAGGTTATTGCTCGACAGGGCCGCACACTTGCTGGCGAGAAGCAAGCAACAATGCCAAACCGATCCATGACAGGAACGCCGATGTATATGTCACCTGAGGTGATCAAGGGCGAGAACCCTGGTAAGCCTGGGGCTGTCGACATCTGGTCTCTGGGCTGTGTCATTCTGGAAATGGCCACCGGAAGAAGGCCATGGGCACAGCTCGACAACGAGTGGGCGATCATGTACAACATTGCGCAAGGGAACCCGCCCCAGCTGCCACCTGCAGATCAGCTCAGCCCTCAGGGAATCGACTTCCTGAAGAAATGTTTCACAAGAGACCCTCGTAACCGATCGTCAGCAGTTGAGTTGTTGCAGCACGAATGGATCACGTCGATTCGAAGTCAGGTCGTGGAACCGGCAACGCCAAGCGACACAAGCTCTGCACAGTCGACGCCAACAGTCAGTTCGACCTCAAGTAGGCTTGGAGGATCTGATGGGTTTTACTAG